The segment CGTGGCCGGATGCTCGCGCGCCATCCGGTGCAGCGCGCGCGCGGCGCGATCGAGTTCCGCCGAAAAATTCTCGGCAAGCAGCAGGCGGCGTGCGGCGCGCGCTTCGTCCTCGTACGAGGCGTTGCTGCCTGCGAGGTCGTTCCAGGCAGCGGTCAACGGCGCTTCGCCCCGCGCATCGTGCAGCAACGCCCCCACCTCGTTCATGAAGTCGTAGCCGGTCGTGCCGTCCGTGTTCCAATCGGCGGGCAACGTTTCGCCCGGCGCGAGGATCTTTTCGACGACGAGATAGGCGCGTGTGCCGTCGATCTGCGGCGGCCGCTGGGCTTCGCGTTCGGCGAGACGCTCGCGAAGACGGTGACAATAGTCGCGCGGGTCCAGCAGGCCGTCGATATGATCGATGCGTACCCCATCGACAATGCCTTGCGCAAAGAGCTGCAGGATCAGCCCGTGGGCGGCGTCGAACACTTCCACGCGCTCGGTGCGGATGGCGGCCAGCGTGGAGATGTCGAAAAAGCGCCGCCAGTTCACCTCGTCGGAAGCGGTGCGCCACCACGCCAATCGATAGAACTGCCGCTCGAGCAGGCGGTGCAGCCGATCGCGCGAGGCGGGCGTGGCGGGCGAGTATGCGGCCAGTGCTGCTTCTATCGCGGGCTGGCCTTGCTCCGCCGCGAACGTTCGCAGTGCGTCCAGCGCGGCCTGCGCGCGCGGCCTGTCTTCGGGCTGCGGCGTCAGCCCGTCGAAGTGCTCCGCCAGTGCGGCCCGCTCGCTTGCCGAGCGCTCGTCGCCGGGCGCCTGCGTGCGCAGCAAGACGGGATAGTCGACGGGGCAGATCGGGAACACATGCTCGGCGTAGCGCGCGACGATGCGGCCGAGCGTTTCGTCGAAGGCCAGTGCGATGCGGCCGGCCGCGAGCTCCTCGCCGTACTGTGCGCCGAGGCACGGCGCGAGCACCTTGCCGCGTAACGCGGGGTCGGGCGAATGCCAATCCACGTCGAAATAGCGCGCATAGGCACTGTGCCGCCCCCATTCGAGGATGTCGAACCACCATGCGTTGTATCCGCATGCGATGCCCATGTGATTCGGCACGATGTCGGCGATGATGCCCATTTGCCGCGCGCGCAGCGCCTGCGAGAGGCGTCGAAGCGCCGGCTCGCCGCCGAGCTCCGGGCTGACCGTGCCGTAGTCGACCGTATCGTAGCCGTGCGTCGATCCCGGTACCGCCGTGGTGAGCGGAGACAGGTAAAGATGGCTGATGCCCAGCGCCGCGAAGTAATCGACATGGGCAGCTGCATCGTCGAACGTAAAGCCGCGATGCAATTGCAGGCGCAGGGTCGAGCGGGGGAGCGTCATGGTGCGCTCCGTTCATCCGGTTTCGGCACGCGTTGCGCCATGTCGTCGCGCAGCCGCGCGAGCGCCAGCAGACGATCGTTGAAGCCGGCATCGGCGAACAGCATGTCGAGCGGGGCCGTGAGGCGCCGCCGCCAGTTCGGATGTTCGTCGATGGAACCCGGCAGATTCGGCTGCTCGATCGTGCCCAGCAGATCCTCGAGCGGATACACGGCCAGTGGCGTGGGCGTCGACGAAACATAGGCGAGCGCTTCGTCCACGGGCGGCTGATCGGGCGGTGGTGCGCTCGTGTCGTCAGGCGCGAGGCCGGCACGCTGAAACGCTTCCCATAGCGCGTCGCGATCGGCGGCTCGTTCGTCCCTGGCCGCCGCCACGGGGTCGCGCCCGTCGCGCCGCGGCACGGTTTGGCCTATGCGGTGGCGCCAATCGATATCGTGGCCTTGCCACCAGCCTGCCACGGTGGGCAGATCGTGGGTCGTCGTGGTGGCGAGCGAGTGATCGCCCCATTGTTGCGGCGGTAGAAAACCATGGCCGTCCGGCTCGCGTTCGAACCAGAGCACGCGCATGCCGAGCAGCCCATGCTGTGCAAGCCGCTCCCGGAAGCCGGGCGGTACCGTGCCGAGATCCTCGCCGATGACCACTGCCCGATGGCGTGACGACTCGAGCGCGATGAGGCGCAGCAGATCGGCGAACGGGTAGTTGAGGTAAGCGCCGTCCTTCGCTTGCGCGCCCTCGGGCACGAGCCAGAGGCGCTGCAGGCCCAGCACGTGATCGATGCGCAAGCCGCCCGCATGGGCGAACGAGGCGCGCAGCATATCGATGAACGCCGTGAAGCCCTGGTTGCGCATCGCGCGCGGCGAGAACGTCGTGAGCCCCCATGCCTGCCCGGCCTGATTGAACAGATCGGGCGGCGCGCCGACCGACACCTTCTGCAGCATGTCGTCGCAATAGGACCACGCGTGACTGCCCGCGCCGTCGCAGCCTACCGCGAGATCGGCCACGAGCCCGATCGCCATGCCCGCTTCGCGTGCGGACTGTTGGGCCCGATCGAGGCCCTTGGCCGCGAGCCACTGCATGAAAAGATGAAATTCCACCTCGCGTCGGTGGGCCTCGGCGAACGCCCGCACTTCCTTGCCGCGCGGATCGGTCAGGCCGGCGGCCCATTCGCGCCAGTGCATGCGGCCGTTGTGCTCGCGTTCGTAAGCGTCGAGCGCCTCGAAACGGGCGTGATCCTCGAGCGCTCGCCCGCCGCGTGCGCAAAATGCCGAGAAGTCCGCGGCGAGAGCGGATCCGCTGGCGTGCTCGTGCGCGCAAAACGATTCGAAGAGCGAGCGCAGCACCGCGAGCCGCAGCGAGAGCGCACGTGGCCAATCGATGAGAGGCGCGCTTTCGAGTGCCGCCCACGCGTCGCGCACGCCGGCGGCTTCGAGTGCACGTCCGGCCGCCTGCGCACCCAGCACGGCGGCCGGATCGATGTGCGCCACGTTGAGAAAGAGCCGCGATGACGGCGAGTAGGGGCTGAATTTCGAGGGATCGGCGCTGAACATCGCATGCGTCGGACTCACCGCGAGCGCAGCGGCGCCCCGGCGCGCGCTTTCCTCCGCGAAGGTGGCAAGCGCCGTGTAGTCGCCGAGCCCGCCGTCCCCGTCCCGCCGCAGGCTGTAGAGCTGGGCGCCAATGCCCCAGAGCGCGGTTTGCCGGGCCCTGTCCGTCGCCGTCGCCGCCGTTGCTTTCTCGGCGCCGGCGCGGCGCGCATCGTCGACGGTATGACAGCGTCGCGGCGCGACCGCCAGACGGACCTGCGCGCCGTCCACAAGCAGCGTGTGATAGCCGGGCTCGGCCACCGGCGCGATGATTGCCGGTTCGCCGCCGGGCGCGCTCACGTGGCCCTCGATCGCGCCGCCGCCTTCGAGTTCGATGCGATAACGGCTGTTCGGTTTCGCCGCGGGCCGCGGCAGCGATATGGCGCGATGACATTCGGCCGTGACGAGCGGCGGCAATACGCTCGCGGCGAGTTCCGCATCGAGCGCCGCTTGACTTTGCGCCGCTTCGTCGCGCGTACCGCATGGCAAGCCGAGCGCCGTGAGCAGGGCCGCGAGCGTATCCTGCGGCACGTGCTGCTCGCGGCCATGCGCATCCTCCCAGCGTACCGAGAAACCGGCGCGCGTCGCGAGCCGCTCCAGCGCATCGCGGCTCGCGCGCTGCCGCGCGGCCGAAGGCGTACGCGTACTCACAGATCGTCCTCCCGAGGCTCGATGATGCGGGCGTCGTGCCGCAGCGCATAGGCGTTGACGTCACCCGTGAGCCATGCGATGCACGCATAGGCCGGCAACTCGCCCGCATCGACGCTGTCGCGCGTGCGCGGCGGTGTTTCGAAGATGACCATGCCGTCGGGGCGTGCCGGGAACGGCAGTGCATCGGGTGTCAGGTTCAACGCGATCGATAGCGTTTGTCCGTCGGAGAGTTGCCAGCGGGCGAGCAGGGCGTTGGCGTCACGGCCGCTCGCCATCGGCAGCACGATGGCGCCGAGTGCACGCGCATGGGCAATGCGCGGCGCGATCAGCTTGGCGCGCACGGCGAGCGCCGAGCGATAGAAGTGCAGCCAAGCATCGCTTTCGCCGACTGTGCGCTCCCGCGGTTCGCTGCCGGGCTCGCAGTTGGCGTCGTCGGCCAGAGAGGAGAGCGCGAACGTCTGAACGGCGTTCGGATCGGGAATGCGCGCGCGCCGCTCTTCGTCGCTGAATGCCGAGAACCGGGCGAACTCGCGGCGGCGTCCTTCGCGCACCGCGTCGGCCAGATCGCCCGCATAGTCGGTGAAGTAGAGGAAAGGCTGAGTCGAGCCCGCTTCTTCGCCCATGAAGAGCAGCGGGATCTGCGGCGAGAGCAGCATGAGCGCCGTCGCGGCCAGAAGCGCCTGTGGCGCGCACAGCGTGCGCAGACGTTCGCCGAATGCGCGATTGCCGATCTGATCGTGATTCTGCAGGAACATGACGAACGCGCTCGGTGGCAGATGCGCGCTCGGCTCGCCGCGCGGTGCGCCGTCATGGATCGGAGACGGCTCTCCCTGGTAGGCGAACCCTTCGGCAAGCACGCGCGCGAGCTTCTCGATCGGTCGGTCGGCGTAGGCCCGGTAATAGCCTTCGTGCTCGCCCGTCAGCAGCACGTGCAGCGTATTGTGCGCATCGTCGTTCCATTGCGCGTCGAATGGCCCGCGCAGCAGGCTCGCCGTGTTGCGCTCGTTTTCGAGCACGAGATGGATGTGGCGGCCCGGTTCGGTCGAGCGCCGCACACGCTCGGCCAGCTCGCGCAGCCAGTCATCGTCGTCGATGGCATGGACGGCATCGAGACGCAGGCCGTCGAATCGATACTCGTCGAGCCAATAGCGTGCGTTCTGGCAGAAGAACTCGCGCACTTCCTGGCGGCGAAAGTCGATTGCGGCCCCCCAGGGCGTGGTTTTGTCCTGGCGAAAGAAGTGGGGGGCGTAGCGCGGCAGATGATTACCCTCCGGTCCGAAATGGTTGTAAACGACGTCGAGCAGTACGGCGAGCCCGAGCCCATGCGCGCAATCGATCAACGCCTTGAGGTCGTCGGGCCTGCCGTAGGACGAATCGGGCGCAAACGGAAGTACGCCGTCATAGCCCCAGTTGCGATGGCCCGGAAAGTCGTTGAGCGGCATCAGTTCGATCGCCGTGACGCCGAGTTCGGCGAGGCGCGGCAGGCGCCGGGCGACGCTCGCGTACCCGCCGAGTGCGCCGACATGTAGCTCGTAGATGACCATCTCTTCCCACGGGCGGCCCATCCAATGCGTTTGCTGCCAGACATAGGCGCGCGGATCGACCACTTCGCTCGGGCCGCCTACGTCCTCCGGCTGGAAGCGCGAGGCCGGATCCGCCACGGCGCCGTTTGCGGCGCCATCCAGCCGGTAACGGTAGCGCGTGCCGGCACCGCAATCGGCTTGCGCTTCGAACCATCCGTTACCGGTGGCCGCCATGTCGACGAGCGTCGTCGTCGACGCGTCTTCGATTTCGACCTGCACAGAATGGCACGCCGGCGCCCAGAAGCGGAAGCGCGTGCGCGGCGAGGCACCCGGGGCACAGTCGAGAAGATGGGCACCGAACGGCAGGCAGTGCGCGTAGCGGGCCTGGCGATCGAACAGATGTTCAGGCATGGGGGTTCCTTGCTTCGCCGGTCGGATGCGGGCCGATCGAGCGATCGCTCCACGGGCTCGGCCCATCGGCCGGCTGGGGCCGTGCGCACAGCAGGGCAAAGCCGTGCGCGTAAAGCTCGAGTGCCTCGTCTTCGAGCCGGTGCGGCTCGCGCCAGGGGCGTCCCGTATCGGCCAGCACGTTCCATTCCAGGCGCGGCGCAGGCGGCACGAACGGCAACGGGCGATCGGAGCCGTTGAACATCAGCAGCAGCACTTCCGTCTGCCCGTCGAGGCCCGGCCCGGCACGGCGCATCACGAGCGCGCGCCCCTCCGGGTCTTGCCACGTCTCGGCCGTCAACGGCTCGCCGCGTTCGTCGAACCATTCGGCGTCCTTGATCTGCGGCAGCACGTCGCCGTCGCCGCGCAGAAAATGGGTATCGCGCAGCAGCGGATGCGCGCGGCGCAGGGCGATCATGCGCGAAACGAACGACGTCATCGCGCGTCCTTCGTCCGAAGCGGCTTGCCGCCAGTCGAGCCAGGATATTTCGTTATCCTGACAATAGGCGTTGTTGTTGCCGCCCTGGCTGCGCGCGAACTCGTCTCCGGCCGCAAGCATCGGCGTGCCGAGCGACGTGAAGAGGCACGCGAGCATCGAGCGCATCACACGGCGGCGCGTGTCCAGAACCTCTTCGTCCGCGGTCGGGCCCTCGGCTCCCCAGTTCGCGCTGCAGTTCTCGTTGTGCCCGTCGGCATTGTTCTCGCCGTTGGCCTCGTTGTGCTTTTGCTCGTATGAAACGACGTCGGCAAGCGTGAAGCCGTCGTGCGAGGCGAGGTAGTTTACCGAGGCCCACGGCCGTCGATAGCGGTGGTGGAACAGCTCGGCCGAGCCCGCGATGCGTGCCGAGAGTTCGGCGCGCATGCTCGCGTCGCCGCGCCAGAACCGCCGCACGCAGTCGCGAAACTTGTCGTTCCATTCCGCGAAGCCGGGCGGATGGTGGCCGACCTGGTAGCCGCCCGGGCCAACGTCCCACGGCTCGGAGATCAGCTTGCGTTGCGACAGCACCGGGTCTTGCCGGATTACGTCGAAAAAGCCCGAGCCGGGATCGAAGCCCGTGCCCTCGCGCCCCAGCGTCACGCCGAGGTCGAAGCGAAAGCCGTCGATGTGATAGGCACTCGCCCAGTAGCGCAGCGAATCCATCACCATTTGCAGCACGCGCGGGTGCGACAGGTTCAGCGTGTTGCCGCAGCCCGTATCGTTGATGTAGTGCCGCTCGTCGCCCGGGATCAGACGATAGTAGCTGGCGTTGTCGAGGCCGCGCCAGGATACGGTCGGCCCAAGCTCGTTGCCTTCGCAGGTGTGGTTATAGACCACGTCGAGAATCACCTCGATTCCGGCTGCGTGGAACTGCCGCACGGCGATGCGCATTTCGTTGAGCCGTCGGGTCGACAGATAGGCCGGGTGCGGGGCGAAAAACGCGGCGGTGTTGTAGCCCCAGTAGTTCGTGAGCTGCCGTTCGAGCAGAAACCGCTCGTCGAGAAACGCGTGAACGGGCAGCAGCTCGATGGCGGTCACGCCGAGCCGGTGCAGATGTTCGATGAAATGCGGCGTGGCAAGCGCCGCGAAGCTGCCCCGTTCGTGCTGGCGCACTTCGTCGCTCAATATCGAGGCACCCTTCACATGCGCTTCGTAGATGATCGTCTCGGACCATGGCACGTCGGGTCGCACGTCGCGCGACCAGTCGAACGCTTCGTCGATGACGACGCACTTCGGCACGGCCGGCGCCGAGTCGCGCCGGTCGAGCGACAAGTCGTGACGGCTCGAATGCACGCGATACCCGAAGAGCGCGTCGGACCATCGAAATGCCCCCGTGAGCTTCTTCGCGTACGGATCGAGCAGCAGCTTGTGCGCGTTGAAGCGGTGCCCTTGCTGCGGCAGATAGGCGCCATGCGCGCGAAATCCGTACACGGTGCCGGGGTGCGCGCCGGGCAGGTAGCCATGCCAGACTTCGTCCGTGCATTCGGGCAGCGGATAGCGCGCGAGTTCCTTGTGGCCGGTCGGATCGAAGACGCAGAGCTCGACTTGCTGGGCGTTCGCCGAGAACACGGCGAAATTGACGCCGAGGCCGTCCCATGTCGAGCCCAGCGGGTAGGCTGAGCCGGCCTCGAGCCGATCGGGTAGAGAATTCGCCATGCCCCCTCGTTTCCTTGTCGATTCGAATCGCCGCGGCGTGCGCGCGGCGTATGGTTACGCCGCACGCAGCACGATCGTCGCGAGCGGCGGCAAGGTGAGGACGACCGATTGCGGCTTGCCATGGCTCGCGATGTTGTCGGTCGCGACGAGCCCGCCGTTGCCCACGTTCGATCCGCCATAGACGCTCGCATCGGTGTTGAGCACTTCTTTCCACTGCCCCGCGCGCTGCATGCCGAGGCGATAGCCGTGGCGCGGCACCGGCGTGAAATTGCAGACCACGGCCACCTCGCGTCCCGTGCCGTCGCTGCGCCGATAGGCGAACACGCTGTTGCCGCTGTCGTCGCCCACGAGCCATTCGAAGCCGCCCGGTTCCGAGTCGAGCGCATGCAGTGCAGGCTCCTGCGCATAAAGGCAATTGAGGTCGCGCACGAGCAACTGCACCCCGTGATGCATCCCATCGTCGAGCAAGTGCCAGCGCGGCGAGCCGTCGTGGTCGAACTCGGTGTCCTGCCCGAACTCGCCGCCCATGAAGAGCAGTTTCTTGCCGGGATGCGTCCACATGAAGCCGAAGTAGGCGCGCAGATTGGCAAAGCGCTGCCAGCGGTCGCCCGGCATCTTGCCGAGCAAAGAGCCTTTGCCGTGCACGACTTCGTCGTGCGAAAGCGGCAGGACGAAGCGCTCGGAATAGGCGTAAACCATTCCGAACGTCATGTTGTGATGGTGGTAGCGCCGATAGACCGGGTCTTCCTGCATGTAGTGGAGCGTGTCGTGCATCCATCCCATGTTC is part of the Trinickia caryophylli genome and harbors:
- the malQ gene encoding 4-alpha-glucanotransferase: MSTRTPSAARQRASRDALERLATRAGFSVRWEDAHGREQHVPQDTLAALLTALGLPCGTRDEAAQSQAALDAELAASVLPPLVTAECHRAISLPRPAAKPNSRYRIELEGGGAIEGHVSAPGGEPAIIAPVAEPGYHTLLVDGAQVRLAVAPRRCHTVDDARRAGAEKATAATATDRARQTALWGIGAQLYSLRRDGDGGLGDYTALATFAEESARRGAAALAVSPTHAMFSADPSKFSPYSPSSRLFLNVAHIDPAAVLGAQAAGRALEAAGVRDAWAALESAPLIDWPRALSLRLAVLRSLFESFCAHEHASGSALAADFSAFCARGGRALEDHARFEALDAYEREHNGRMHWREWAAGLTDPRGKEVRAFAEAHRREVEFHLFMQWLAAKGLDRAQQSAREAGMAIGLVADLAVGCDGAGSHAWSYCDDMLQKVSVGAPPDLFNQAGQAWGLTTFSPRAMRNQGFTAFIDMLRASFAHAGGLRIDHVLGLQRLWLVPEGAQAKDGAYLNYPFADLLRLIALESSRHRAVVIGEDLGTVPPGFRERLAQHGLLGMRVLWFEREPDGHGFLPPQQWGDHSLATTTTHDLPTVAGWWQGHDIDWRHRIGQTVPRRDGRDPVAAARDERAADRDALWEAFQRAGLAPDDTSAPPPDQPPVDEALAYVSSTPTPLAVYPLEDLLGTIEQPNLPGSIDEHPNWRRRLTAPLDMLFADAGFNDRLLALARLRDDMAQRVPKPDERSAP
- the treZ gene encoding malto-oligosyltrehalose trehalohydrolase — encoded protein: MPEHLFDRQARYAHCLPFGAHLLDCAPGASPRTRFRFWAPACHSVQVEIEDASTTTLVDMAATGNGWFEAQADCGAGTRYRYRLDGAANGAVADPASRFQPEDVGGPSEVVDPRAYVWQQTHWMGRPWEEMVIYELHVGALGGYASVARRLPRLAELGVTAIELMPLNDFPGHRNWGYDGVLPFAPDSSYGRPDDLKALIDCAHGLGLAVLLDVVYNHFGPEGNHLPRYAPHFFRQDKTTPWGAAIDFRRQEVREFFCQNARYWLDEYRFDGLRLDAVHAIDDDDWLRELAERVRRSTEPGRHIHLVLENERNTASLLRGPFDAQWNDDAHNTLHVLLTGEHEGYYRAYADRPIEKLARVLAEGFAYQGEPSPIHDGAPRGEPSAHLPPSAFVMFLQNHDQIGNRAFGERLRTLCAPQALLAATALMLLSPQIPLLFMGEEAGSTQPFLYFTDYAGDLADAVREGRRREFARFSAFSDEERRARIPDPNAVQTFALSSLADDANCEPGSEPRERTVGESDAWLHFYRSALAVRAKLIAPRIAHARALGAIVLPMASGRDANALLARWQLSDGQTLSIALNLTPDALPFPARPDGMVIFETPPRTRDSVDAGELPAYACIAWLTGDVNAYALRHDARIIEPREDDL
- the glgX gene encoding glycogen debranching protein GlgX, coding for MANSLPDRLEAGSAYPLGSTWDGLGVNFAVFSANAQQVELCVFDPTGHKELARYPLPECTDEVWHGYLPGAHPGTVYGFRAHGAYLPQQGHRFNAHKLLLDPYAKKLTGAFRWSDALFGYRVHSSRHDLSLDRRDSAPAVPKCVVIDEAFDWSRDVRPDVPWSETIIYEAHVKGASILSDEVRQHERGSFAALATPHFIEHLHRLGVTAIELLPVHAFLDERFLLERQLTNYWGYNTAAFFAPHPAYLSTRRLNEMRIAVRQFHAAGIEVILDVVYNHTCEGNELGPTVSWRGLDNASYYRLIPGDERHYINDTGCGNTLNLSHPRVLQMVMDSLRYWASAYHIDGFRFDLGVTLGREGTGFDPGSGFFDVIRQDPVLSQRKLISEPWDVGPGGYQVGHHPPGFAEWNDKFRDCVRRFWRGDASMRAELSARIAGSAELFHHRYRRPWASVNYLASHDGFTLADVVSYEQKHNEANGENNADGHNENCSANWGAEGPTADEEVLDTRRRVMRSMLACLFTSLGTPMLAAGDEFARSQGGNNNAYCQDNEISWLDWRQAASDEGRAMTSFVSRMIALRRAHPLLRDTHFLRGDGDVLPQIKDAEWFDERGEPLTAETWQDPEGRALVMRRAGPGLDGQTEVLLLMFNGSDRPLPFVPPAPRLEWNVLADTGRPWREPHRLEDEALELYAHGFALLCARPQPADGPSPWSDRSIGPHPTGEARNPHA